In the Nerophis ophidion isolate RoL-2023_Sa linkage group LG01, RoL_Noph_v1.0, whole genome shotgun sequence genome, one interval contains:
- the LOC133548496 gene encoding LOW QUALITY PROTEIN: zinc finger protein OZF-like (The sequence of the model RefSeq protein was modified relative to this genomic sequence to represent the inferred CDS: substituted 6 bases at 6 genomic stop codons) — MDDYCYAKMATSCQREHERESETWKKTTFSEEDIQQLIGHPEELAGISSTLKQPTHIKKEEEELWIPQEGEGLLGPQEVDLTKLPLTVVSVKTEDDEEKPQVDNLLAPLSDSEAEDEVEVTLSSDTDCEGDMRTHTDNKHSKCSSKKRGNKCLSCSVCAKSFSQKSNLTQHMRTHTGEKTFNCSVCGKNFFYKSNLSQHMRTHNGQKPFNCSVCGKSFSHTKSLTRHKSTHTGEKPFHCSVCGKNFSQTTYLTLHMRTHTGKKPFNCSLCGKNFSQKSSLTLHTRTHTGEKPFNCSVCGKSFSQKRSLNRHDRTHTRKNIXLFSLWLXSLPKXAILTTCIGEKPNNCSVCGKKCSQNTYLTLHMRTHTGTKPFNCSLCGKNFSQKSSLTLHTRTHTGEKPFNCSVCAKSFSQQRSLNRHERTHTRKNIXLFSLWLXSLPKXAILTTCIGEKPFNCSVCGKNFSQNTYLTLHMRTHTGKKPFNCSLCGKNFSQKSSLTLHTRTHTGEKPFNCSVCGKSFSQKRSLNRHDRTHTRKNI, encoded by the exons atggacgactactgctatgctaagatggcgacgtcatgtcaaagagaacaTGAAAGAGAATCAGAAACTTGGAAAAAGACCACATTTTCAGAGGAAG ATATCCAGCAGCTGATTGGTCATCCAGAAGAACTGGCAGGAATcagctccactttgaagcagcCAACCCACATTAAaaaagaagaggaggaactctggatCCCTCAGGAGGGAGAGGGTCTTCTAGGACCACAAGAGGTTGATCTCACCAAgttgccactgactgttgtctctgtgaagactgaagatgatgaagagaaaccacaagtagacaacctcttagctccactatcagatagtgaggctgaagacgaggttgaagtgactttgagcagcgatacagactgtgaaggtgatatgaggactcacactgacaacaaacactctaaATGTTCTTCAAAGAAGAGAGGTAACAAATGTTTGAGCTGCTCAGTTTGTGCTAAAAGCTTTAGTCAAAAAagcaatttgactcaacacatgagaacacacacaggagaaaaaacattcaattgttcagtttgcggtaaaaactttttttataaGAGCAATTTGTCTcagcacatgagaacacacaacgGGCAAAAACCTTTTAATTGTTCTGTTTGTGGCAAAAGTTTTTCTCATACGAAAAGTTTGACTCGGCACAAGAGcacacacacgggagaaaaaccatTTCATTGTTCGGTTTGCGGTAAAAACTTTTCCCAAACCACTTACTTGACCCtacacatgaggacacacacaGGGAAAAAGCCATTTAATTGCTCACTTTGCGGTAAAAACTTTTCTCAAAAGAGCAGCTTGACGCTACACACGAGAACGCACACAGGGGAAAAACCCTTTAATTGCTCCGTTTGCggtaaaagcttttctcaaaagagGAGTTTGAATCGACACGATCGAACACACACGAggaaaaacatttaattgttcagtttgtggttgTAAAGCCTTCCCAAATGAGCAATTTTGACAACATGCATAGGAGAAAAACCAAATAATTGTTCGGTTTGTGGTAAAAAATGTTCCCAAAACACTTACTTGACcctacacatgagaacacacacagggacAAAGCCATTTAATTGCTCACTTTGCGGTAAAAACTTTTCTCAAAAGAGCAGTTTGACGCtacacacgagaacacacacaggGGAAAAACCCTTTAATTGCTCCGTTTGTGCTAAAAGCTTTTCTCAACAGAGGAGTTTGAATCGACACGAGAGAACACACACGAggaaaaacatttaattgttcagtttgtggttgTAAAGCCTTCCCAAATGAGCAATTTTGACAACATGCAtaggagaaaaaccatttaattgttcgGTTTGCGGTAAAAACTTTTCCCAAAACACTTACTTGACcctacacatgagaacacacacagggaaAAAGCCATTTAATTGCTCACTTTGCGGTAAAAACTTTTCTCAAAAGAGCAGCTTGACGCTACACACGAGAACGCACACAGGGGAAAAACCCTTTAATTGCTCCGTTTGCggtaaaagcttttctcaaaagagGAGTTTGAATCGACACGATCGAACACACACGAggaaaaacatttaa
- the LOC133553163 gene encoding zinc finger protein 629-like, translated as MDDYCYAKMATPCKKQHERELEPSRKSPTEIKTKPEDKDVQQLIGHPEKRLPQSGRSSTLKQETPQPPHIKKEEEELWITQEGECLLGPPEADLTKLPLTVVSVKTEDDKEKPQVDNLLAPLSDSEADDEVEVTLSSDTDCEDVHQLIGHSGELLPQTLKQETPQPSSIKKEEEELWITQEGECLLGREEADLTKFPLTVKTEDDEEKPRLDNLRKAEDEVEVPLSGNTDCEGDMRTHTHNKQFECSKNIRGKERFSCSVCAKSLTRKIDLTQHMRTHTGEKPFSCSVCGKSFSQKGNVTQHMKTHTGEKTCICSVCGKYFSQKSNLVQHMRTHTGEKPFSCSVCAKSFSQNNSLTLHMRTHTGTKPFTCSVCDRSFSQKSSLTLHIRTHTGKKPFKCSVCGKNFSQKIRLTQHMRTHKGEKPFVCSVCGKRFYHNVHAVRHIRTHTGE; from the exons atggacgactactgctatgctaagatggcgacgCCATGTAAAAAACAACATGAAAGAGAATTAGAACCTTCCAGAAAATCACCAACGGAGATAAAGACGAAACCCGAGGATAAAG acgtccagcagctgattgGTCATCCAGAAAAACGTCTTCCTCAGTCAGGCaggagctccactttgaagcaggagactccacaaccaccccacattaaaaaggaagaggaggaactatggatcactcaggagggagagtgtcttctaggaccgCCAGAGGCTGATCTCACCAAgttgccactgactgttgtctctgtgaaaaCCGAAGATGATaaagagaaaccacaagtagacaacctcttagctccactatcagatagtgaggctgatGACGAGGTTGAAGtaactttgagcagcgatacagactgtgaag acgtccatCAGCTGATTGGTCATTCAGGAGAACTCCTCCCTCAgactttgaagcaggagactccacaaccatccagcattaaaaaggaagaggaggagctctggatcactcaggagggagagtgtcttctaggacgagaggaagctgatctcaccaagtttccactgactgtgaagactgaagatgatgaagagaaaccacgaCTAGACAACCTTCGTAaggctgaagacgaggttgaagtACCTTTGAGCGGCAATACAGACTGcgaaggtgatatgaggactcacactcACAACAAACAATTTGAATGCTCTAAAAATATAAGAGGTAAAGAGCGTTTCAGCTGCTCGGTTTGTGCTAAAAGCCTGACGAGGAAGATAGAtctgactcaacacatgagaacgcacacaggagaaaaaccatttagttgttccGTTTGCGGTAAGAGCTTTTCTCAAAAAGGCAATGTGACgcaacacatgaaaacacacacaggggaaaaaacatgtatatgttcagtttgtggcaaataCTTTTCTCAAAAAAGCAATTTGGTTcagcacatgagaacacacacgggagaaaaaccatTCAGTTGCTCGGTTTGCGCTAAAAGCTTTTCCCAGAACAACAGTTTGACtctacacatgagaacgcacaccggaACAAAACCATTTACTTGCTCAGTTTGTGATAGAAGCTTTTCCCAAAAGAGCAGTCTGACATTGCACATCAGAACGCACACTGGGAAAAAACCATTTAAATGCTCAGTTTGCGGTAAAAACTTTTCCCAAAAGATccgtttgactcaacacatgagaacgcacaaaGGAGAAAAACCATTTGTTTGCTCAGTGTGCGGTAAAAGATTCTATCATAATGTGCACGCAGTGAGacacataagaacacacacaggagaataA